Proteins co-encoded in one Syntrophales bacterium genomic window:
- the tsaD gene encoding tRNA (adenosine(37)-N6)-threonylcarbamoyltransferase complex transferase subunit TsaD, with the protein MLVLGIESSCDETAAAVVRNGSFLLSSVIASQIDIHSKYGGVVPEIASRKHIEAIIPVILQALDDANLSLDEIEGIAVTKGPGLVGSLLVGISVAKSIAFAKNLPFVGVNHLEGHVASIFLNDKKPDFPFVALVVSGGHTNIYLVKDFQDFGLLGQTRDDAAGEAFDKAAKLLNIGYPGGVVIDRLSRGGNTEFVKFPRAMKGSLDFSFSGLKTSLLTYTRKRESPIIEDEIPDIVASYQEAIVDVLVEKTLKAAQSCSVSRVVVTGGVAANSRLRERFYEEATAKDIEIFIPPPILCTDNAAMIAVVGDNLLKTGKRDSFDMNAVSRWPPGIKFKVPKVI; encoded by the coding sequence ATGTTGGTCTTGGGGATAGAGTCTTCCTGCGATGAGACAGCAGCTGCCGTTGTTAGAAATGGCAGTTTTCTTTTGTCCAGTGTCATTGCCTCACAGATAGATATACACAGCAAATATGGCGGAGTAGTACCGGAAATTGCATCTCGAAAGCATATAGAAGCTATCATTCCGGTTATCCTGCAGGCTCTGGATGACGCCAATTTGTCTCTTGATGAAATTGAAGGTATAGCGGTCACTAAAGGACCCGGTCTGGTTGGATCCCTTCTCGTCGGCATATCAGTGGCCAAGTCAATAGCCTTCGCAAAGAACCTACCCTTTGTAGGGGTAAATCATCTTGAAGGTCATGTAGCATCAATATTCCTGAATGATAAGAAACCGGATTTCCCATTTGTCGCGCTCGTCGTCTCAGGTGGACATACAAACATCTACCTTGTTAAAGATTTTCAGGATTTTGGTCTTCTGGGACAGACCAGAGATGACGCTGCCGGCGAGGCCTTTGATAAAGCTGCCAAACTTTTAAATATTGGGTATCCTGGTGGGGTGGTAATAGATCGACTGTCCAGAGGTGGAAATACTGAATTCGTTAAATTTCCCAGGGCAATGAAAGGCAGTCTGGATTTTAGTTTTAGTGGACTCAAGACATCACTTTTAACATATACCAGAAAAAGAGAATCCCCGATTATCGAAGACGAAATACCCGATATTGTCGCCAGTTATCAGGAGGCGATCGTTGATGTGCTCGTTGAAAAAACTCTGAAAGCTGCACAGTCCTGCTCAGTATCCCGCGTTGTAGTTACCGGAGGGGTTGCAGCAAATAGCCGTCTGCGGGAGAGATTTTACGAAGAAGCAACGGCAAAAGATATTGAGATATTTATTCCCCCTCCAATTTTATGTACCGATAATGCGGCAATGATTGCCGTCGTTGGCGATAATCTCCTAAAAACAGGCAAAAGAGATTCATTCGATATGAACGCCGTTTCCAGATGGCCGCCGGGAATAAAGTTTAAAGTGCCTAAAGTGATCTAA
- a CDS encoding DUF2062 domain-containing protein, whose product MNPKKILKDFYTQFISLKGHPREIAVGAAIGVFIGVTPTIPFHTILIILFGILLRQNITAGILGSGLISNPITIPFLYVIEYQLGKFLLKGNQCQLVLNDYTMYNIINMGWNVAYPLLVGGFILAPLFAIPAYFITHKAVLAVRKKYKN is encoded by the coding sequence ATGAATCCGAAAAAAATATTAAAGGATTTTTACACACAATTTATCAGCCTGAAAGGACACCCAAGAGAAATCGCCGTCGGTGCGGCAATCGGTGTGTTTATAGGAGTGACCCCGACGATTCCCTTTCATACCATTCTGATTATTCTTTTCGGCATTTTGCTAAGGCAGAACATTACAGCCGGCATCCTTGGTTCGGGTCTCATATCAAATCCAATTACAATACCGTTTCTATATGTAATTGAATACCAGTTGGGGAAATTCCTTCTGAAAGGCAACCAATGCCAGCTTGTCTTAAACGACTACACTATGTATAACATCATCAATATGGGGTGGAATGTTGCTTATCCTTTACTTGTAGGAGGCTTCATCCTCGCACCTCTTTTTGCCATCCCCGCCTATTTTATAACTCACAAAGCCGTGTTGGCAGTGAGAAAAAAGTACAAGAACTGA
- the rsmA gene encoding 16S rRNA (adenine(1518)-N(6)/adenine(1519)-N(6))-dimethyltransferase RsmA, with protein MTTPKNILKKHGIRPLKRLGQSFLIDNNITKKIVMISDIKSGEIVVEIGSGLGIMTAMISREAEKVIALEVDKYMVDILREELKNHSNVEIVQTDVLKYDFSSAHSEHPSKKLKVIGNIPYNISSQILFHLIEFRDNISSMILMFQKEVAERITAFPGTKEYGILSVIVSMYAKPSLEMTVPGSCFYPKPNVDSSVLKFTVRQAPLFNIKNPDFFSTVVKTAFSKRRKTLLNNLKVSDLLKASKEDIADILELSGIDSKRRGETLTVEEFGKLSNALLSVKALKI; from the coding sequence ATGACAACTCCCAAAAATATTCTCAAAAAACATGGGATTCGTCCTCTCAAGAGATTAGGGCAGTCATTTCTTATAGATAACAATATTACAAAAAAGATCGTCATGATCTCCGATATAAAAAGCGGCGAGATTGTTGTTGAGATAGGTTCCGGTTTGGGAATAATGACCGCCATGATCTCAAGGGAGGCAGAAAAGGTTATCGCTCTTGAAGTAGATAAATACATGGTAGATATCTTGCGGGAAGAACTGAAAAATCATTCTAACGTAGAAATAGTTCAGACAGATGTCCTTAAATATGATTTTTCTTCAGCCCACTCTGAGCATCCTTCAAAGAAGTTAAAGGTTATCGGTAATATACCCTACAATATCTCATCACAGATATTGTTCCACCTGATTGAGTTCAGGGATAATATTTCGTCAATGATTCTGATGTTTCAAAAAGAGGTCGCCGAAAGAATAACTGCATTTCCAGGAACGAAGGAGTATGGCATACTTTCGGTCATTGTTTCGATGTATGCAAAACCCTCGCTGGAAATGACAGTACCTGGCAGTTGTTTTTATCCAAAACCGAATGTGGACTCCTCTGTGCTGAAGTTCACTGTTCGACAGGCTCCGCTTTTTAACATAAAGAATCCAGATTTCTTTTCAACAGTGGTAAAAACCGCTTTTTCCAAGCGAAGGAAGACTCTCCTGAATAACCTGAAAGTCTCAGATTTATTGAAAGCTTCTAAAGAAGATATAGCCGATATCCTTGAACTTTCAGGCATAGACAGCAAGAGAAGGGGTGAAACGTTAACGGTTGAAGAATTCGGCAAACTGAGCAATGCACTCCTTTCAGTGAAAGCTTTGAAAATATGA